One Microbacterium trichothecenolyticum DNA window includes the following coding sequences:
- a CDS encoding ATP-binding cassette domain-containing protein, which translates to MSAAHGRGRSTRTILTPTDLAIRSGESLAVVGRSGAGKSTLAEIVLALRRPRTGTVSVDGTAWCSPRHTAGREHRHLVQGVAQDAAAAFVPGWTLRRSMADAVHRLTGMTDRASVDRAIHRACDLASLDHGLLARRPAEVSGGQAQRAAIARALAVDPVVLVADEPTSALDPRRAADVSRALVELARSTGLALLLVTHDPAVASRCDRTLTLTAPAAA; encoded by the coding sequence GTGAGCGCCGCACACGGTCGCGGACGATCGACCCGGACCATCCTCACCCCCACCGACCTCGCGATCCGCTCGGGCGAGTCGCTCGCGGTGGTGGGTCGCTCGGGCGCGGGCAAATCGACACTCGCCGAGATCGTGCTGGCGCTGCGGCGACCGCGCACGGGAACGGTGAGCGTCGACGGCACCGCGTGGTGCAGTCCCCGGCACACGGCGGGGCGAGAGCATCGCCACCTCGTCCAGGGGGTCGCGCAAGACGCCGCGGCGGCCTTCGTCCCGGGCTGGACACTGCGCCGATCCATGGCCGACGCGGTGCACCGGCTCACCGGCATGACCGACCGGGCGAGCGTGGACCGAGCGATTCATCGAGCCTGCGACCTCGCCTCGCTCGATCACGGCCTTCTCGCTCGCCGACCCGCCGAGGTGTCGGGCGGGCAGGCGCAACGCGCCGCGATCGCGCGCGCCCTCGCCGTCGACCCCGTCGTGCTCGTGGCCGACGAACCCACGAGCGCCCTCGACCCCCGCCGCGCCGCAGACGTCTCGCGCGCCCTCGTCGAGCTGGCCCGCTCCACGGGACTCGCACTCCTGCTCGTCACGCACGATCCCGCCGTCGCCTCGCGCTGCGATCGCACCCTCACGCTCACCGCTCCCGCAGCGGCCTGA
- a CDS encoding ABC transporter permease subunit, whose amino-acid sequence MRHSHVAGLLSRVISGIALLVVAGALPWLSQRDPAASILRARYAELEPTPEALDAIRAELGLDGGPVATSLRWWSHVLRGDLGRSWVSGGEIGPGVWHALGVSMTLTAFAMIVAVVIAVALVVPALRRVLRDRPPRGSGPVGVALTALPEFLLASALLVVVAVQLRWFPPYGWSGLDTAVLPALALGIPAGGLLGRLLADAVTGVAEERWVELWRLAGAPGRVLIAGVLRRAGAAVVDQAGLVTIGLLGGAVAVEQVFAIPGLGRYLLGAANAQDLPALQAGVLLMAVAAVAVGLLAGLARRALRGGKLPAGALPPPPEVRADARAARITVAVSIGILGLIFVTGLPRNPYALSHPRLSPPSLALPFGADASGRDLLARVAHGTLGTLLPSLGIVAIAIVIALLLAVAGEIARGPAEIANATPPILAGVIVAALMGPSVGGAALAVLWVTWPPLTTHAAALIDEAWAAPHVKWMPVAGVPRGEIWLRHVVPAALPPLLRHGMLRLPGVALALAALGFLGLGAQPPQPEWGLLLSEGIDYVERAPWTTVAPAFALIVTSVLAVAAAGLRPSSHGGGSRGLRGRLRRIGGAGRRADVAERVVESVPL is encoded by the coding sequence ATGCGCCACAGTCACGTCGCCGGATTGCTCTCGCGCGTGATCAGCGGGATCGCGCTGCTCGTGGTGGCCGGGGCTCTGCCCTGGCTGTCGCAGCGCGATCCCGCCGCGTCCATCCTGCGCGCGCGATACGCCGAGCTCGAGCCCACCCCCGAGGCCCTGGATGCCATCCGCGCGGAGCTGGGACTCGACGGCGGCCCCGTCGCCACGAGCCTGCGGTGGTGGAGTCACGTGCTGCGAGGCGATCTGGGGCGGTCGTGGGTGAGCGGCGGCGAGATCGGCCCGGGCGTCTGGCATGCGCTGGGGGTCTCGATGACGCTGACGGCCTTCGCGATGATCGTCGCGGTCGTCATCGCCGTCGCCCTCGTCGTTCCCGCGCTGCGGCGCGTGCTGCGCGACCGCCCGCCGCGCGGGTCGGGGCCGGTCGGTGTCGCGCTGACCGCGCTACCGGAGTTCCTCCTGGCCAGCGCGCTGCTGGTCGTCGTGGCGGTGCAGCTGCGGTGGTTCCCGCCGTACGGCTGGAGTGGGCTCGACACCGCGGTGCTGCCCGCTCTCGCCCTCGGCATCCCGGCCGGCGGTCTACTCGGGCGGCTCCTCGCAGACGCGGTGACCGGTGTGGCGGAGGAGCGATGGGTCGAGCTCTGGCGGCTCGCCGGAGCACCGGGCCGCGTGCTGATCGCGGGAGTGTTGCGTCGCGCGGGCGCGGCGGTCGTCGATCAGGCCGGCCTCGTGACGATCGGCCTGCTCGGCGGCGCGGTCGCCGTCGAACAGGTCTTCGCGATCCCGGGCCTCGGACGCTACCTGCTCGGCGCGGCGAACGCGCAGGACCTCCCTGCCCTCCAGGCGGGCGTGCTGCTCATGGCGGTCGCCGCGGTCGCCGTGGGCCTGCTCGCGGGGCTCGCGCGTCGCGCGCTGCGCGGCGGAAAGCTTCCGGCGGGCGCGCTCCCTCCCCCGCCGGAAGTCCGCGCAGACGCACGTGCCGCCCGGATCACGGTCGCCGTGTCGATCGGCATCCTGGGGCTCATCTTCGTGACCGGGCTGCCTCGGAACCCCTACGCGCTGTCGCACCCGCGCCTGAGCCCGCCGAGTCTCGCGCTGCCGTTCGGAGCGGACGCGAGCGGACGCGACCTTCTCGCCCGCGTCGCGCACGGCACGCTCGGCACGCTCCTGCCCTCTCTCGGCATCGTGGCGATCGCGATCGTGATCGCCCTGCTCCTCGCGGTGGCCGGTGAGATCGCCCGTGGACCGGCGGAGATCGCCAACGCCACCCCGCCGATCCTCGCCGGCGTCATCGTCGCCGCGCTGATGGGTCCCTCGGTGGGAGGCGCGGCACTGGCCGTGCTCTGGGTCACCTGGCCGCCGCTCACGACGCATGCCGCGGCGTTGATCGACGAGGCATGGGCGGCACCGCACGTGAAATGGATGCCGGTGGCCGGCGTGCCGCGGGGGGAGATCTGGCTGCGGCACGTCGTTCCCGCCGCCCTGCCCCCGCTCCTGCGGCACGGCATGCTGCGCCTGCCCGGGGTGGCGCTCGCCCTCGCGGCACTGGGCTTCCTCGGTCTCGGCGCGCAACCGCCGCAACCGGAGTGGGGCCTGCTGCTGTCGGAGGGGATCGACTACGTCGAACGCGCCCCCTGGACCACTGTCGCGCCCGCGTTCGCGCTGATCGTGACCTCGGTGCTCGCCGTCGCGGCGGCGGGGCTGCGCCCGAGCTCGCACGGCGGCGGGAGCCGAGGCCTTCGTGGGCGTCTGCGGCGGATCGGTGGAGCCGGCCGGCGGGCCGACGTTGCGGAGCGCGTGGTGGAGTCCGTTCCGCTGTAA
- a CDS encoding ABC transporter substrate-binding protein, with protein sequence MTASRHARRRLLALALVPAALPLLSGCFSSGVSTGAATPGDERISVAMLQPPRSGLSPLSDDAFKLSRWSTAETLVVLDPDGTPEPALATGWERVDDTTWRFEVRSGVTFHNGDALTAASVVNSLQHAIDASPRPRILNGVDMTVTADGDAVVVTTAVADPLLPNRLSSPQLAILDDDAYSDTGVSPVGTGTGPFELTAVDGIVGATLDRYDGYWGDTALAAGIDVRFVPDGTARAAALRTGDADIVEAVPAGQAATVDDELLHEVAMPRTNTLYLNAESGPFADPAVRAAARAAIDRAAIVSSVYEGRADIAAGLLGPALPWAAAYRSEPGYTEVLAARPAPAAVSGIPITLGTFTDRAELPEVAVILEQQLEAAGFVVQQDVREYQFIEADALDGKFDAFILSRATVLDSGDPVAYLASDFTCTGGFSISQLCVPAVDDAISAAAKTDAGTDRQRATMAAEARVLATDAAVPLLHERVIQGESATVVDAARDPRERLLVTAKTHLAD encoded by the coding sequence ATGACGGCATCCCGACACGCCCGCCGCCGCCTGCTCGCCCTCGCCCTGGTGCCCGCCGCGCTCCCCCTGCTGAGCGGGTGCTTCTCATCCGGCGTCTCCACGGGCGCCGCGACGCCCGGCGACGAGCGCATCTCGGTGGCGATGCTCCAGCCACCGCGCTCGGGCCTGAGCCCCCTGAGCGACGATGCGTTCAAGCTGTCGCGCTGGTCAACGGCCGAGACACTCGTGGTCCTCGACCCCGACGGCACGCCCGAACCGGCGCTCGCGACCGGATGGGAACGGGTCGACGACACGACCTGGAGATTCGAGGTCCGCTCCGGCGTGACGTTCCACAACGGCGACGCGCTCACCGCCGCGTCCGTCGTGAACTCCCTGCAGCACGCCATCGACGCGAGCCCCCGACCGCGCATCCTCAACGGCGTCGACATGACGGTCACCGCCGACGGCGACGCCGTCGTCGTCACGACCGCCGTCGCCGACCCGCTGCTGCCCAACCGCCTGTCGAGCCCGCAGTTGGCGATCCTCGACGACGACGCGTACTCCGACACCGGCGTCAGCCCGGTCGGCACCGGCACCGGTCCGTTCGAACTGACCGCGGTCGACGGCATCGTCGGCGCCACCCTCGATCGATACGACGGCTACTGGGGCGACACGGCTCTCGCCGCGGGAATCGACGTGCGCTTCGTGCCCGACGGCACCGCACGGGCCGCGGCGCTGCGCACCGGCGATGCCGACATCGTCGAGGCCGTCCCGGCCGGTCAGGCCGCCACCGTCGACGACGAGCTTCTGCACGAGGTGGCGATGCCGCGCACCAACACGCTGTACCTGAACGCCGAGAGCGGCCCGTTCGCCGACCCCGCGGTCCGCGCGGCCGCCCGCGCGGCCATCGACCGCGCCGCCATCGTGTCGTCGGTGTACGAGGGACGCGCCGACATCGCCGCGGGCCTGCTCGGTCCCGCTCTCCCCTGGGCTGCCGCGTACCGCAGCGAACCGGGCTACACCGAGGTGCTGGCGGCGCGTCCGGCCCCGGCGGCGGTGTCCGGCATCCCGATCACGCTCGGAACCTTCACCGACCGCGCCGAGCTGCCCGAGGTGGCGGTGATCCTCGAGCAACAGCTCGAGGCCGCGGGGTTCGTGGTGCAGCAAGACGTGCGCGAATACCAGTTCATCGAGGCCGATGCCCTCGACGGCAAGTTCGACGCGTTCATCCTGTCGCGCGCCACCGTCCTCGACTCGGGCGACCCCGTCGCCTACCTCGCCTCGGACTTCACCTGCACGGGCGGCTTCTCGATCTCGCAGCTGTGCGTGCCCGCGGTCGATGACGCCATCTCGGCGGCCGCGAAGACCGATGCCGGAACCGATCGCCAGCGCGCGACGATGGCGGCCGAAGCTCGGGTGCTCGCGACGGATGCCGCGGTGCCGCTGCTGCACGAGCGCGTGATCCAGGGCGAGTCGGCCACCGTCGTCGATGCGGCGCGCGACCCGCGCGAGCGCCTGCTGGTCACGGCGAAGACCCACCTCGCGGACTGA
- a CDS encoding ATP-binding cassette domain-containing protein, whose translation MHTALPPRSPARLLSAPATEPIVGLFGIVVRRHDGRELLRVDELSVHAGDRLAVTGPSGAGKTLLLRVLAGRLPAGLTETGRRLGHPGRIATIPQRGLDALHPLVPIERQLSGVTRSSREKTREVLAAVGLDAARIGARRPAELSGGQAQRAAIALAVLSEAPIVIADEPTSALDHETRDLILGVLARVLAPTQALVLSTHDPQVAVALGATRVRVEAGIVLDRQPS comes from the coding sequence ATGCACACCGCGCTCCCCCCGCGATCTCCCGCTCGCCTTCTCTCCGCTCCCGCCACCGAACCGATCGTGGGGCTGTTCGGGATCGTCGTGCGCCGCCACGACGGACGAGAGCTCCTGCGCGTCGACGAGCTCTCGGTGCACGCGGGAGATCGTCTCGCCGTGACAGGCCCCTCCGGCGCCGGCAAGACGCTGCTGCTGCGCGTGCTCGCCGGCCGCCTCCCCGCCGGATTGACCGAGACCGGCCGCCGTCTCGGTCACCCGGGCCGCATCGCCACCATCCCCCAGCGCGGCCTCGATGCGCTGCACCCGCTCGTGCCGATCGAGCGGCAGTTGAGCGGCGTCACCCGCTCGTCCCGCGAGAAGACGCGAGAAGTCCTCGCTGCGGTGGGCCTCGACGCGGCGCGGATCGGGGCCCGCCGGCCGGCCGAACTCTCGGGAGGACAGGCGCAACGGGCGGCGATCGCGCTCGCCGTGCTGTCGGAAGCGCCGATCGTCATCGCCGACGAACCCACCAGCGCCCTCGACCACGAGACCCGCGACCTGATCCTCGGTGTGCTGGCACGCGTCCTCGCGCCGACGCAGGCCCTGGTGCTGTCCACGCACGACCCGCAGGTCGCGGTCGCGCTGGGCGCGACGCGGGTGCGGGTCGAGGCCGGCATCGTGCTCGATCGGCAGCCGTCGTGA
- a CDS encoding polysaccharide pyruvyl transferase family protein: MKIAVTNTVLSNAGDAAIYQSIVEACSARASDDIEVTALDGAAPTTIDLYPEWNIEQQMSRSASRPMPIRRLSNFLRGAALELLIRSSALRTFALQGPVRNSEFSKALRVISEADVVVSSGGTYLVDHYRFGHRVRELLVARAMGKPIVLWTQSMGPFVDAAAARALRRLAPHVDAVYFRDDRSRQAWERVAPLPAVHAVLPDTVFGMTLERRERPANRSRTAYLSVRNWGQGVEGGSLDFGEYEAGMRTVAETLTAAGWNCVALSTCQGVPGYAVDDAATARRIFDGLPVTIDERFHTPAELFEMIRSADLVVATRMHFAILSLLAATPVVAIAYETKTIDLFGSLGATAFVTPIEQVDGAWGERVGADAIGATVDDDRLEHVRAGASSPAEFVHSLIR; this comes from the coding sequence GTGAAAATCGCAGTCACCAACACCGTCCTGAGCAACGCCGGCGATGCCGCCATCTATCAGTCGATCGTCGAGGCGTGCTCCGCCCGCGCTTCCGACGACATCGAAGTCACGGCCCTGGACGGGGCGGCACCGACGACCATCGACCTGTACCCGGAATGGAACATCGAGCAGCAGATGTCGAGGTCGGCCTCGCGGCCCATGCCGATCCGCCGTCTCTCGAACTTCCTGCGGGGCGCGGCTCTGGAACTCCTGATCCGCTCGTCGGCTCTGCGCACGTTCGCCCTCCAGGGGCCGGTGAGAAACTCGGAGTTCTCGAAGGCCCTGCGGGTGATCAGTGAAGCCGACGTCGTGGTGAGCAGCGGCGGCACCTACCTCGTCGATCACTATCGCTTCGGCCACCGTGTCCGGGAACTCCTGGTGGCTCGCGCCATGGGCAAACCCATCGTCTTGTGGACGCAGTCCATGGGGCCGTTCGTCGATGCCGCCGCAGCACGCGCGCTGCGCCGGCTCGCTCCGCACGTCGACGCCGTCTATTTCCGGGACGACCGTTCCCGGCAAGCCTGGGAGCGGGTCGCGCCCCTCCCCGCCGTGCACGCCGTCCTCCCCGATACGGTGTTCGGTATGACGCTCGAGCGCCGGGAACGCCCCGCCAACCGATCGCGGACGGCGTACCTCTCCGTCCGGAACTGGGGGCAGGGGGTCGAAGGCGGCTCCCTGGACTTCGGGGAATACGAAGCGGGCATGCGCACGGTCGCCGAGACGCTCACCGCGGCGGGGTGGAACTGCGTCGCTCTTTCGACATGCCAGGGCGTCCCGGGCTACGCGGTGGACGACGCGGCGACGGCACGTCGCATCTTCGACGGTCTTCCCGTGACGATCGATGAGCGGTTCCACACCCCGGCGGAGCTCTTCGAGATGATCCGATCCGCCGACCTGGTGGTCGCCACGAGAATGCACTTCGCCATCCTCAGCCTCCTCGCCGCGACGCCGGTCGTGGCGATCGCGTACGAGACCAAGACGATCGACCTCTTCGGCAGTCTGGGGGCCACCGCGTTCGTCACGCCCATCGAGCAGGTGGACGGCGCGTGGGGCGAGCGAGTGGGAGCCGACGCGATCGGAGCGACTGTCGACGACGACCGGCTGGAGCACGTTCGCGCGGGAGCATCGTCACCGGCCGAGTTCGTGCACTCCCTCATCCGGTGA
- the nrdE gene encoding class 1b ribonucleoside-diphosphate reductase subunit alpha, with the protein MVEVELTDVDFKTEARFEGLDYHALNAMLNLYDADGKIQFDADKRAAREYFLQHVNQNTVFFHSLKERLDYLVEKEYYEPTVLEKYSMEFIQELNDRAYGAKFRFETFLGAFKYYTSYTLKTFDGKRYLERFEDRVVMTALALADGDPRLAVQLVDEIISGRFQPATPTFLNAGKAQRGELVSCFLLRIEDNMESIARGINSALQLSKRGGGVALLLSNIRESGAPIKQIENQSSGIIPVMKLLEDSFSYANQLGARQGAGAVYLNAHHPDILRFLDTKRENADEKIRIKTLSLGVVIPDITFELAKNGEDMYLFSPYDVEKVYGKPFGDISVTEKYREMVDDPRIKKTKINAREFFQTLAEIQFESGYPYIMFEDTVNKANPIAGRINMSNLCSEILQVNTPTTYNEDLSYAEIGKDISCNLGSMNIALAMDGGDLGLTVETAIRALTAVSDQSHIASVRSIEDGNDRSHAIGLGQMNLHGYLAREHVHYGSEEGIDFTNIYFYTVLFHALRASNRLAIERGVAFDGFENSTYASGAFFDKYTEQVWAPQTEKTKELFAGIQIPTQDDWRELKSSVQAHGIYNQNLQAVPPTGSISYINNSTSSIHPIASKIEIRKEGKLGRVYYPAPFMTNENLEYYQDAYEIGYEKVIDTYAAATQHVDQGLSLTLFFKDTVTTRDINKAQIYAWKKGIKTIYYIRLRQLALEGTDMTECVSCML; encoded by the coding sequence ATGGTGGAAGTTGAGCTGACCGACGTGGACTTCAAGACCGAAGCGCGTTTCGAGGGCCTGGATTACCACGCCCTGAACGCGATGCTGAATCTGTACGACGCCGACGGCAAGATCCAGTTCGACGCCGACAAGCGGGCCGCGCGGGAGTACTTCCTGCAGCACGTCAACCAGAACACGGTGTTCTTCCACTCGCTCAAGGAGCGCCTCGACTACCTCGTCGAGAAGGAGTACTACGAGCCCACCGTGCTCGAGAAGTACTCGATGGAGTTCATCCAGGAGCTCAATGACCGCGCGTACGGCGCGAAGTTCCGCTTCGAGACCTTCCTCGGCGCGTTCAAGTACTACACGAGCTACACGCTGAAGACCTTCGACGGCAAGCGCTACCTCGAGCGCTTCGAGGACCGCGTCGTCATGACCGCCCTCGCCCTGGCCGACGGCGACCCGCGCCTCGCGGTGCAGCTCGTCGACGAGATCATCTCGGGCCGCTTCCAGCCCGCGACCCCGACGTTCCTCAACGCGGGCAAGGCCCAGCGCGGCGAGCTCGTCTCGTGCTTCCTGCTGCGCATCGAAGACAACATGGAATCGATCGCCCGCGGCATCAACTCCGCGTTGCAGCTGTCGAAGCGCGGCGGCGGCGTGGCCCTGCTGCTGTCGAACATCCGCGAGTCGGGTGCGCCGATCAAGCAGATCGAGAACCAGTCCTCGGGCATCATCCCCGTCATGAAGCTCCTCGAAGACAGCTTCAGCTACGCCAACCAGCTCGGCGCCCGTCAGGGTGCCGGTGCGGTGTACCTCAACGCCCACCACCCCGACATCCTGCGCTTCCTCGACACCAAGCGCGAGAACGCCGACGAGAAGATCCGTATCAAGACGCTGTCGCTGGGTGTCGTCATCCCCGACATCACGTTCGAGCTCGCCAAGAACGGCGAAGACATGTACCTCTTCTCGCCGTACGACGTCGAGAAGGTCTACGGCAAGCCGTTCGGCGACATCTCGGTCACCGAGAAGTACCGCGAGATGGTCGACGACCCGCGCATCAAGAAGACGAAGATCAACGCGCGCGAGTTCTTCCAGACCCTCGCCGAGATCCAGTTCGAGTCGGGCTACCCGTACATCATGTTCGAAGACACGGTCAACAAGGCGAACCCCATCGCCGGCCGCATCAACATGTCGAACCTGTGCTCGGAGATCCTCCAGGTCAACACGCCGACGACGTACAACGAAGACCTCTCGTACGCCGAGATCGGCAAAGACATCAGCTGCAACCTCGGCTCGATGAACATCGCCCTGGCGATGGACGGCGGCGACCTGGGCCTCACGGTCGAGACCGCGATCCGCGCCCTCACCGCGGTGAGCGACCAGAGCCACATCGCCTCGGTCCGCTCGATCGAAGACGGTAACGACCGCTCGCACGCCATCGGCCTCGGCCAGATGAACCTGCACGGCTACCTCGCACGCGAGCACGTGCACTACGGCTCCGAAGAGGGCATCGACTTCACGAACATCTACTTCTACACGGTGCTCTTCCACGCCCTCCGGGCCTCGAACCGCCTCGCGATCGAGCGCGGCGTGGCCTTCGACGGCTTCGAGAACTCCACCTACGCGTCGGGGGCGTTCTTCGACAAGTACACCGAGCAGGTGTGGGCCCCGCAGACCGAGAAGACGAAGGAGCTGTTCGCCGGCATCCAGATCCCCACGCAGGACGACTGGCGCGAGCTGAAGTCCTCGGTGCAGGCCCACGGCATCTACAACCAGAACCTGCAGGCCGTGCCCCCGACCGGCTCGATCTCGTACATCAACAACTCGACGAGCTCGATCCACCCGATCGCGTCGAAGATCGAGATCCGCAAGGAAGGCAAGCTCGGCCGCGTCTACTACCCGGCTCCGTTCATGACGAACGAGAACCTGGAGTACTACCAGGACGCGTACGAGATCGGCTACGAGAAGGTCATCGACACGTACGCCGCCGCCACGCAGCACGTCGACCAGGGTCTGTCGCTCACGCTGTTCTTCAAGGACACCGTCACCACGCGCGACATCAACAAAGCCCAGATCTACGCGTGGAAGAAGGGCATCAAGACCATCTACTACATTCGCCTCCGTCAGCTGGCGCTCGAGGGCACCGACATGACCGAGTGCGTCTCGTGCATGCTTTGA
- the nrdF gene encoding class 1b ribonucleoside-diphosphate reductase subunit beta gives MAEKLQLLNHVQAINWNRIQDDKDLEVWNRLVNNFWLPEKVPLSNDIQSWNTLTPEEQTLTMRVFTGLTLLDTIQGTVGAVSLIPDAITPHEEAVYTNIAFMESVHAKSYSSIFSTLCSTKEIDEAFRWSTENEFLQKKARIVMDYYRGDDPLKRKVASTLLESFLFYSGFYLPMHWSSRAKLTNTADLIRLIIRDEAVHGYYIGYKFQRGLETVDEARRQDIKDYTFSLLYELYDNEVGYTQSLYDSVGLSEDVKKFLHYNANKALMNLGYEAMFPSSVTNVNPAILSALSPNADENHDFFSGSGSSYVIGKAEATEDDDWDF, from the coding sequence ATGGCTGAGAAGCTGCAGCTGCTGAATCACGTGCAGGCCATCAACTGGAACCGCATCCAAGACGACAAAGACCTCGAGGTCTGGAACCGTCTGGTGAACAACTTCTGGCTCCCCGAGAAGGTGCCGCTGTCCAACGACATCCAGTCGTGGAACACGCTCACCCCCGAGGAGCAGACGCTCACGATGCGCGTGTTCACGGGGCTCACGCTCCTCGACACGATCCAGGGCACGGTCGGGGCGGTCTCGCTCATCCCCGACGCGATCACCCCGCACGAGGAAGCCGTCTACACGAACATCGCGTTCATGGAGTCGGTGCACGCCAAGAGCTACTCGTCGATCTTCTCGACGCTGTGCTCGACGAAGGAGATCGACGAGGCGTTCCGCTGGTCGACCGAGAACGAGTTCCTTCAGAAGAAGGCACGCATCGTCATGGACTACTACCGAGGTGATGACCCGCTCAAGCGCAAGGTCGCCTCGACGCTGCTGGAATCGTTCCTGTTCTACTCAGGCTTCTACCTGCCGATGCACTGGTCGAGCCGTGCCAAGCTCACCAACACGGCCGACCTCATTCGGCTCATCATCCGCGACGAGGCCGTGCACGGGTACTACATCGGCTACAAGTTCCAGCGCGGTCTCGAAACGGTCGATGAGGCGCGTCGCCAGGACATCAAGGACTACACGTTCTCGTTGCTGTACGAACTGTACGACAACGAGGTGGGCTACACCCAGAGCCTGTACGACTCGGTCGGCCTGAGCGAAGACGTCAAGAAGTTCCTGCACTACAACGCCAACAAGGCGCTGATGAACCTCGGCTACGAGGCGATGTTCCCGTCGTCGGTGACGAACGTGAACCCGGCGATCCTGTCGGCCCTGTCGCCCAACGCCGACGAGAACCACGACTTCTTCAGCGGGTCGGGTTCGTCGTACGTCATCGGCAAGGCCGAGGCGACGGAAGACGACGACTGGGACTTCTGA
- a CDS encoding nucleoside hydrolase, with translation MNRRPILVDCDTGIDDALALAYLWAEPAVEVVGITTVSGNTDAARAAANTLSLLELAGIHDIPVAVGAHDFRERAYAGGAAHVHGDDGVGGIGLTPVARTHDARAAVDLIDHLASRHPDLTVLALGPLTNLAAYAETPGVASLDRLVVMGGAFAHSGNVTAWAEANIHNDPEAAAVVFAQPWDTTVVPLDVTMTQTLDAADLVRLEAIRGAVPRALARMLPQYLDFYAGRVFPDRRCALHDPLAAMIAAGVLRGVSVQSARIEVRLERGERGRTVSSGDSRTQRWVRGMEGSAVEVLFGRLENREWPD, from the coding sequence ATGAACCGGCGGCCGATCCTCGTCGATTGCGACACCGGCATCGACGACGCCCTCGCCCTCGCCTATCTGTGGGCCGAGCCCGCGGTCGAGGTCGTCGGCATCACGACGGTCTCCGGGAACACGGATGCCGCCCGCGCCGCCGCGAACACCCTCTCGCTGCTCGAGCTGGCCGGCATCCACGACATCCCGGTCGCGGTCGGCGCGCACGACTTCCGCGAACGGGCGTACGCCGGTGGCGCTGCGCACGTGCACGGCGACGACGGCGTGGGCGGGATCGGGCTGACCCCGGTCGCCCGCACGCACGACGCCCGTGCCGCCGTCGACCTCATCGACCACCTGGCATCCCGGCATCCCGATCTCACCGTCCTGGCCCTCGGCCCCCTCACGAACCTCGCCGCGTACGCCGAGACGCCCGGGGTCGCATCGCTCGATCGGCTCGTGGTGATGGGAGGAGCCTTCGCCCACTCGGGCAATGTCACCGCCTGGGCCGAGGCCAACATTCACAACGATCCCGAGGCCGCGGCCGTCGTGTTCGCGCAGCCGTGGGACACCACCGTCGTGCCCCTCGATGTCACGATGACGCAGACCCTGGACGCCGCCGACCTGGTGCGCCTCGAGGCGATCCGGGGAGCCGTGCCGCGCGCCTTGGCGCGCATGCTGCCGCAGTACCTCGACTTCTACGCCGGCCGGGTGTTCCCCGATCGTCGCTGCGCCCTGCACGATCCGCTTGCGGCCATGATCGCGGCGGGCGTGCTGCGCGGGGTGTCGGTGCAGAGCGCGCGCATCGAGGTGCGACTCGAGCGCGGCGAGCGCGGCCGCACGGTGTCGTCGGGCGACTCCCGCACGCAGCGATGGGTGCGGGGCATGGAGGGCTCGGCGGTCGAGGTGCTGTTCGGGCGCCTCGAGAACCGGGAGTGGCCGGACTGA